One region of Drosophila subobscura isolate 14011-0131.10 chromosome J, UCBerk_Dsub_1.0, whole genome shotgun sequence genomic DNA includes:
- the LOC117894711 gene encoding PCI domain-containing protein 2 homolog — MFGTLANYLTSVGRCAEACSGQSLSTFLSLRDVHVQNDKLHVAQPEKMVERYLDAPLDEVFGAHLKVLYNLAQSPPNYMEAYTQQSACCSAVVKLLQMLKDENWCLPVMYRVCLDLRYLAQACEKHGRSFTPGQILEKAADCMMACFRVCAADGRASEEETKRLGMMNLVNQLFKIYFRINKLHLCKPLIRAIDNFAFKDTFPLPEQITYKYFVGRRAMFDSNYRMAVEDLSFAFTHCPDRFGSNKRLILIYLVPVKMLLGYLPSKALLQHHDLLLFHDLAQALKAGNVNKFDEIVRDNEQVLIRSGIYLLVEKLKFIVYRNLFKKVFAIRQTHQLDLGDFMTALQFVGVTDVSLDETHCIIANLIYEGKIKGYISYAHNKLVVSKQNPFPPLISV, encoded by the coding sequence atGTTTGGAACGCTTGCTAACTACCTTACCAGCGTTGGGCGCTGTGCCGAGGCCTGCAGTGGCCAAAGTCTGAGCACGTTTCTCTCACTGCGCGACGTTCACGTACAGAACGACAAGCTGCACGTTGCGCAGCCCGAGAAGATGGTGGAACGCTACTTGGATGCGCCGCTGGACGAGGTGTTCGGCGCCCATCTGAAGGTGCTCTACAATCTGGCCCAGAGCCCGCCCAACTACATGGAAGCTTACACGCAACAGTCGGCCTGTTGCTCGGCGGtggtgaagctgctgcagatgctgaAGGACGAGAACTGGTGCCTGCCGGTGATGTACCGCGTGTGCCTGGACCTGCGCTACCTAGCACAGGCCTGCGAGAAGCATGGCCGCAGCTTCACACCCGGCCAAATACTGGAGAAGGCAGCCGACTGCATGATGGCTTGCTTCCGCGTGTGCGCCGCCGACGGACGCGCCTCCGAGGAGGAGACCAAGCGCCTGGGGATGATGAACCTGGTGAATCAGCTGTTCAAGATTTATTTCCGCATCAATAAGCTCCATCTGTGCAAGCCCCTCATCCGAGCCATCGACAACTTTGCGTTCAAGGACACCTTTCCACTGCCCGAGCAGATTACCTACAAATACTTCGTCGGCCGTCGCGCCATGTTCGACTCCAACTACCGCATGGCTGTCGAGGACTTGTCGTTTGCCTTCACCCACTGCCCGGACCGCTTCGGCAGCAACAAGCGACTGATACTGATCTACTTGGTGCCTGTGAAGATGCTGCTCGGCTACCTGCCCAGCAAGGCGCTGCTCCAGCATCACGATCTGCTGCTCTTCCACGACCTGGCCCAGGCCCTGAAGGCCGGAAACGTCAACAAGTTCGACGAGATTGTGCGCGACAATGAGCAGGTGCTGATCCGCAGCGGCATCTACTTGCTGGTCGAGAAGCTCAAGTTCATCGTCTACCGCAATCTGTTCAAGAAAGTCTTCGCCATCCGTCAGACGCACCAGCTGGACTTGGGCGACTTTATGACCGCGCTGCAGTTTGTTGGCGTTACGGACGTCTCCCTTGACGAGACGCACTGCATCATTGCCAATCTCATCTACGAGGGAAAGATCAAGGGCTACATTTCATATGCTCACAACAAGCTGGTGGTCTCCAAGCAGAATCCCTTTCCCCCACTGATATCAGTGTAG
- the LOC117895829 gene encoding 1,5-anhydro-D-fructose reductase — protein MSTPSFLLSSGKNMPMVGLGTWRSPPEVVTQAVKDAIDIGYRHFDCAHIYANEAHVGVAIREKIQEGVVTRDELFITSKLWNTFHKPEMVRAACETSLRDLGLDYLDLYLMHWPMAYKSGNNLYPTCPDTGKAVFEDIDYIDTWKAMEELVDSGLVHAIGVSNFNEKQINRLLSQAKLKPVMLQIECHPYLRQKSLITLCYDNAIGVTAYSSLGSGHTPYEKPGSYPLLQHPIVVSVAEKYGRTPAQVLLRYQTQSGIIVIPRSVNKQHMHDNFKRIWDFELATDDVKAIDGLDCNGRFMTMKGAYGHPHHPFELGQNSQK, from the exons ATGTCGACGCCAAGTTTCCTTTTGAGCAGCGGCAAAAATATGCCTATGGTCGGTCTGGGCACATGGCGT AGCCCGCCTGAAGTCGTTACACAGGCCGTGAAGGATGCCATTGACATTGGATACCGCCACTTCGACTGCGCCCACATCTACGCAAACGAGGCACATGTCGGTGTTGCTATTCGAGAGAAGATTCAGGAAGGCGTTGTGACACG CGACGAACTGTTCATCACTAGCAAGTTGTGGAACACCTTCCACAAGCCAGAAATGGTGCGTGCGGCCTGCGAGACGAGCCTTCGTGATCTGGGCCTCGACTATCTGGATTTATATCTAATGCACTGGCCCATGGCCTACAAGTCGGGCAACAATCTGTACCCCACGTGTCCCGACACCGGCAAGGCAGTCTTCGAGGACATCGACTACATAGACACGTGGAAGGCCATGGAGGAACTCGTGGACAGCGGCCTTGTCCATGCCATTGGGGTATCCAACTTCAACGAGAAGCAAATTAATCGTCTGCTGAGCCAGGCCAAGCTGAAGCCCGTGATGCTCCAGATCGAGTGTCATCCGTACCTGCGCCAGAAGTCGCTGATAACACTCTGCTACGACAACGCCATTGGTGTGACTGCCTACAGCTCCCTGGGATCGGGACACACCCCGTACGAGAAGCCCGGCAGCTacccgctgctgcagcacccGATCGTCGTGAGCGTTGCTGAAAAGTACGGACGGACTCCAGCTCAGGTGCTGCTGCGCTATCAAACGCAGTCCGGCATTATCGTGATACCGCGATCGGTCAACAAGCAGCATATGCATGACAACTTCAAGAGGATCTGGGACTTTGAGCTGGCCACCGACGACGTCAAGGCCATAGATGGTCTGGACTGCAATGGTCGCTTTATGACTATGAAGGG CGCTTATGGACACCCTCATCACCCTTTTGAGCTGGGGCAGAACTCTCAGAAATAG
- the LOC117895824 gene encoding uncharacterized protein LOC117895824, with protein MASPAVVDGGQSETAWLEDLLREVQLEQFLERIRDDLQVSRLAHFDYVLSEDLERCGLGKPAIRRLLEAVRKKKAHQWRKNILSKLIGGGKQPSSKKQATAARDSTQGNGTQLTCLIHEKDITMGLKLGDGSFGVVRRGEWSASPAGKVIPVAVKVLKSDNLTQPGIIDDFFREVQAMHALDHSNLVRLYGVVLSQPMMMITELAERGSLLDTLRKQCRHTALTHIWNWSVQIVTGMAYLEQKRFLHRDLACRNVLLAAGNKIKIGDFGLMRALPQEDDCYVMSEHKKVPFPWCAPESLRFRQFSHASDTWMFGVTLWEMFSFGEDPWVGLNGSQILRKIDREGERLHQPDACPPDVYAMMLQCWDKTPAERPTFAALKEYLVSMSPPLMRAARVFNDSKGLKIDAGDTIAIIDGRPELKLIKGQNQRTYEIGIFPRNLLEQQRKATSTGDVVMRSSAGNGSPFGFCWGGGAGAMANGEERQRKCASLSNQSHAKERKSTTSKQFAYNKLINDSAGLQRRNAVKQKGSVSKATGVAVGGPQRPPPPQFQQEGILIDISPEVRPLAGGAAGDSSSMQMDSSFCILDAPIDVPTFADVEGSLNVSPTYFDEQAHFEFDPANLTASPGRLQPPPYQMPPTYSNTMEFAQKRELNQQQSTPVRDRDQDRDPFDTSSLERAVTLYSNLNQSLGASPSAAPIYNSPSVRKSLFGGPNSNKENMPALESAAMQLNLSNLSLERTDPNTAIASLPVEPLPAAPAPSAESVLLDKSFIAELEKDMYSNGQNRAQEEYQRNSTQVYANKDMVYKQNLTPLKNGCANSNHSSPSSNTSPKQNNVEAAAAVASTQSVVNRIWYEQVAATPSEYYAQPPAEQPEDQLYQNHQHAQQPETNHSFVAISNRVVAPKNNTYASSASLYDAVAASTAGSTYYGQVPNGASGPAIYDEVTLDDYLRPHRPAPLAPPPLSAQQIHRRMEKMRQQHLQDMEGAHQLYAPVPSDHGREQEKLQQMLQELGSAAIELEVRNALRAAGGDVSLGTRHYKIDQLSRLGLAGRGQCEQALQQSNWSLEVAAELLLQSAG; from the exons ATGGCCTCGCCTGCCGTCGTTGATGGCGGCCAGAGCGAAACAGCCTGGCTGGAGGATCTGCTGCGCGAAGTGCAGCTGGAGCAGTTTCTGGAGCGGATACGCGACGATCTGCAGGTATCGCGCCTGGCCCACTTCGACTATGTGCTGTCCGAAGATCTGGAACGATGTGGACTGGGCAAGCCGGCCATAAGACGCTTGCTGGAGGCTGTGCGCAAAAAGAAGGCTCATCAGTGGCGCAAGAACATCCTGTCCAAGCTGATTGGGGGTGGAAAGCAGCCCTCGTCGAAGAAGCAAGCCACCGCAGCACGAGACTCGACACAGGGCAATGGCACGCAGCTAACCTGCCTCATCCATGAGAAGGACATCACCATGGGCCTGAAGCTGGGCGACGGCTCCTTCGGCGTTGTGCGACGCGGCGAATGGAGTGCCTCGCCGGCGGGCAAGGTGATACCGGTGGCCGTCAAGGTGCTCAAGTCGGATAATCTCACCCAGCCGGGCATTATCGACGACTTCTTCCGCGAGGTGCAGGCCATGCACGCTCTGGATCACTCAAATCTGGTGCGGCTGTACGGCGTGGTGCTGTCCCAGcccatgatgatgatcacGGAGCTGGCCGAGCGAGGCTCCCTACTCGACACGCTGCGCAAGCAGTGCCGGCACACGGCTCTCACCCACATCTGGAACTGGTCCGTTCAGATCGTCACTGGAATGGCATACCTCGAGCAGAAGCGCTTCCTGCATCGCGATCTCGCCTGTCGCAATGTCCTCCTGGCCGCTGGCAACAAGATAAAGATCGGAGACTTTGGCCTGATGCGCGCACTGCCCCAGGAGGACGACTGCTACGTCATGTCGGAGCACAAGAAGGTCCCCTTCCCATGGTGTGCCCCCGAATCGCTGCGATTCCGCCAGTTCTCGCATGCCTCGGACACTTGGATGTTCGGCGTGACTCTCTGGGAGATGTTCAGCTTCGGCGAGGATCCCTGGGTGGGCCTGAATGGCTCCCAAATCCTCAGAAAAATAGATCGCGAGGGCGAGCGCCTGCATCAGCCAGATGCATGTCCGCCGGATGTCTACGCCATGATGCTGCAGTGCTGGGACAAGACCCCCGCAGAACGTCCAACCTTTGCGGCACTCAA AGAATACTTGGTGAGCATGTCACCGCCGCTGATGCGTGCCGCGCGCGTCTTCAACGACTCGAAAGGGCTGAAAATCGATGCTGGTGACACCATTGCCATTATCGATGGACGGCCCGAGCTGAAGCTGATCAAGGGTCAGAACCAGCGCACATATGAGATTGGCATCTTCCCAAGAAACTTACTGGAACAGCAGCGTAAGGCGACATCCACTGGCGATGTGGTGATGCGTAGCAGCGCCGGCAACGGCTCCCCCTTCGGCTTCTGCTGGGGTGGTGGCGCTGGAGCCATGGCCAACGGAGAGGAGCGTCAGAGAAAGTGCGCCTCCCTGTCGAACCAGAGTCATGCCAAGGAGCGAAAGTCCACGACCAGCAAGCAGTTTGCCTACAACAAGCTCATCAACGATTCGGCTGGGCTCCAGCGACGCAATGCGGTGAAGCAAAAGGGATCTGTATCGAAAGCTACAGGTGTGGCAGTAGGTGGACCACagcggccgccgccgccgcagttCCAGCAGGAGGGAATACTCATTGACATTTCGCCGGAGGTGCGACCTTTGgccggaggagcagctggcgACAGCTCATCCATGCAGATGGACAGCTCATTCTGCATACTGGATGCCCCGATAGATGTGCCCACATTTGCCGACGTGGAAGGATCGCTGAATGTATCTCCCACATATTTCGATGAGCAGGCGCACTTTGAGTTCGATCCTGCTAATCTGACTGCCTCTCCGGGACGCTTGCAGCCGCCTCCATACCAAATGCCGCCAACGTACTCCAACACCATGGAGTTTGCCCAGAAGCGAGAGCTGAACCAACAGCAGTCGACGCCAGTGAGGGATCGGGATCAGGATCGGGATCCCTTCGACACCAGCAGCCTGGAGCGAGCAGTTACACTCTACTCGAATCTAAACCAATCTCTGGGTGCGTCGCCATCGGCGGCCCCCATCTATAACAGTCCCTCGGTGAGGAAGAGCCTCTTTGGCGGTCCCAACTCGAATAAGGAGAACATGCCTGCCCTGGAGTCGGCAGCCATGCAGCTGAATCTCAGTAATCTATCGCTGGAGAGGACCGACCCGAACACCGCAATTGCCAGTCTCCCCGTTGAGCCTTTGCCGGCAGCACCGGCCCCAAGCGCTGAGAGCGTATTGCTGGACAAGTCATTCATTgccgagctggagaaggacATGTACAGCAATGGCCAGAACAGGGCCCAGGAGGAATACCAGCGCAACTCCACGCAAGTGTATGCCAACAAGGATATGGTGTACAAACAGAATCTCACGCCCCTCAAGAACGGATGCGCCAATTCGAATCATTCCAGCCCCTCGTCGAATACCTCGCCCAAGCAGAACAACGTGGAGGCAGCTGCCGCCGTCGCATCCACCCAAAGTGTGGTGAATCGCATCTGGTACGAGCAGGTGGCGGCCACGCCTTCGGAGTACTACGCCCAGCcaccagcagagcagccagagGATCAGCTGTACCAGAACCACCAGCAtgcccagcagccagagacGAATCATTCGTTTGTGGCCATCTCGAATCGCGTGGTGGCGCCCAAGAACAACACGTACGCCTCTTCCGCCTCGCTCTATGATGCAGTGGCGGCCAGCACGGCTGGATCAACCTACTATGGTCAGGTACCAAATGGGGCCAGTGGGCCAGCGATCTACGATGAGGTCACTCTCGACGATTACCTTCGGCCGCATCGACCGGCACCCCTGGCTCCGCCGCCACTCTCAGCGCAGCAAATTCACAGGCGGATGGAGAAAATGCGCCAGCAGCATCTACAGGACATGGAGGGTGCCCACCAGCTGTATGCCCCCGTCCCCTCGGACCATGGCCGCGAACAGGAGAAACTTCAGCAGAtgctgcaggagctgggcAGTGCGGCCATCGAGCTGGAGGTGCGCAATGCGCTGCGGGCAGCCGGCGGAGACGTTTCCCTGGGCACGCGCCACTACAAGATCGACCAGCTGTCGCGACTGGGCTTGGCCGGCAGGGGTCAATGCGAGCAGGCCCTGCAGCAGAGCAACTGGAGCCTGGAGGTGGCTGCAGAACTGCTACTGCAGAGTGCTGGCTAG